atagttatcaaacgagacttaaacttttaaaatttgtaaaattcatGAAAGTTTATATCTTatagatcaattaattttataaattttttcatcTGTTAAGGACTTATTTGACACAAAAATGAAAGTTCAATGTTCTATGTTAgacataaattcaaaattttagagaTTTATTAGATACTTTTAAAGGCTTAGGATAATGCAAATCTCAAAGATGAAGATTAAGGCCCTGTTTGATAgctgtttgttttttaaaaattgtgtttgttttcaCGATTCCTTACttgtgatttttaaattttcctaTATGTACATTTGAATTCTTggtcaatttttaaaaagaaaagcaattttttttttttttaactacatTTTCTAGTTATCAAAacttagttttgattttgaaaataccTAATATAAACTGTTACGGCTTCAAAgttataatttatgttttctttaataattttgGATGTAGTTTTATTGTTTCCAATTTTTATCCTTtctaaaatatgttaaataaaagtttttttatttttttgttattttactaAGATCTATGATGAAACACATTCGGATTTTGGGAGACTAATTAAAGTCTAACCATTAGATTTTACAAAAGAGTTTTAGATTTTAACTTTTGGAAATGAGATTTTTCTTCTATGTTAATGAAGGAGATTCATAGCTACCTTTTTTGCAATTCTCAATATAGGATTGCATTGCATGTTTGAACATTCAATTAAGATCGATCAACTTGCTTGATGAGTATTCAAACCTTGAGTAGAGGACTAGTTTTCCTTACCTCCTAGTATGTCATCATAAGGTAACCTTATCCAACTCTCCTTGTAGTCGTGCCGATTAATTTTAGGAgttttaaagttcaaaaaaaTAAAGGGTTTCTAATTCTCGAATTACTAGGATTTTCATATCAACACTCCTAAAATATAGATAAGAAAATATAGAAACCAATAGATTAAAGtgatatttataaacttaattattaaaaaataaaaaaaataaaatagttaccaaaagaatctaaatttttaaattttttttggacaaaatataaaattgaaaaatcgaaTATTTAATCTCGAATTTATCTCCATGCTTGGATTTCCCATGACCCTTTAATTTAACCATTCGGAAGAAATATTTTTGAGgtagaaacaaaaacaattaactaccaaaaggggaaaaaattataaacgcatgatgtaaaaagttaaaattttatatatttgaaaatcctTGTGAAAAGGGAGTGGGACTGCAGGCGAAAGCAAGAACTTTGCCTCTGTACTTTTACCTTTTGGATTGGGCTTTTTCCAATAAGAGGGCGAAATGGAAGCTGTGGCCGTCTTCGGAAGAGGAGCTCCGCCACTTCTCCGGCCGCCGACCAGAACCTTTTGCAGCTTAACCCACTCCCGGACGGCCGCCCTACGCCGTCGTGACCTTCTTTCAGCATTCCCTTCGAATTCCCAtctcttctccaaaatttctACTCGTTCTCGTGCTTCTTCCATTGACAATGAATCCTTCATCTTTTTGCCCCATTTGGTTGCCTCCCTGGTTTGCtcacttttctttctcttttttgttcGATTCAACTGGCCTTTAATCAGTCTATTTTCAGATTAATCGATTTTTTACTTTTGAGGTGTAGGAGCGAGTCGACCAGACTTACATTATGGTGAAACCTGATGGTGTTCAACGTGGCCTTGTGAGTTTCCTTTACGGCCTGATAATTTTGCCCTTAATTTCTGGGTTTTCCCTCTTTTTCTCTCTGGTTGTTGTTCAGCTCCTGTGCTATTAAGGTTTCAATTCTTGAATGTAAGTTCATTTGTGTTGAATAATGTCAAATTAAAGAGGAAAAAACAGAAATAGAAATGAAAGAATCCATATTTTCTTCCGTAATTATAGCGGAGAACTGCTTGATGTGCATTCTGAAGTTTCCTTGGTTTAACTGATTTTGTTGTTAGGTTGGAGAGATAATTTCGCGATTTGAGAAGAAAGGGTTTAAGCTTACTGGCTTGAAACTCTTCCAATGCTCTAAGGATTTGGCTGAGGTTTGTCATTCTCCATGATGTTTCAAAGTTTCTTggagaatttgaattttgttttaatttaggcTTTTTTAAACCCCGCTCggtaatcatttagtttttgaaaattaagcatatttcctctcaatttcttaccatgGTTTGCACCTTACTTAAATAAGTTGAATTCTCAGGCAAATtctataaacaaaaacaatttgacttggtttctaaaaataatggtaaaaagtagatgacAAAACGAAAAGTTTAGAGGTGGAAGATGTGTTTATAggcttagttttaaaaaactaaaaacaaaaaaccgaATGATAACCAAAGGGAGCCTAAAGTATTTGAgttctataggcttaattttcatttctatataaataatttgaaagaaTATTTCATAAGCTAATTGGTCGTTTGAGACTTCCATTAAACATTCTCCTTTGATGTCTTTCTCAACCATGGTTTTGTTGTCTCTCTAGTCAACTAGTCTTATATTATTACAGGAACACTATAAAGATCTCAAGGGCAAGTCCTTTTTTCCTGGTTTAATTGAGTACATAACATCAGGTCCCGTTGTGTGTATGGTATGTTTCTCATAACTCTATTTCTGATGTATTCTGGCCtgctataaaaaataaataactatcTTGTAACTTTCCTGTCAACGTTAATTGTGTTTATTTAGGCATGGGAGGGTGTTGGTGTTGTGGCGTCAGCACGTAAGTTAATCGGAGTTACAAATCCTCTCGAAGCTGAGCCAGGAACAATAAGAGGGGATCTTGCTATTCAAAAAGGAAGGTTGGGCCttataaattttgattcttggtGTAATTTTTTGTATGCTATTGTATGTACATTAGAATGAACTTATTTTTGAAATTCTTGGCAGGAATGTGATTCATGGGAGTGATAGTCCTGAGAGTGGCAAGCGTGAAGTAGGTAAGAAGCACTGTGTGGTTTTGAAAAGGGTCAACTCGTTTACATTCTCGATAACAATACTATAATCAGTGGATTTGTTGTTAGggtaaaattttcatttttcagagGTTAGAAACTACAGAAGATAAATCATTTTTCTTGTGCTCATTGAATTGTAGTTGGTAGTCTTTTACTGAATTTAGTTTAGGTTCGCATAACTGACTTTACACCATTAAGTTTATTAGCAATTCCTTTAAATGGACTAAGAATTCTTGAGAGTACATTAAATTTTGCGTCTATGCAGCTCTCTGGTTCAGAGAAGGTGAATTGGTAGAGTGGGAGCCAGCTCTTGTACCATGGCTGATAGAGTGATGGTGTCTATGAAGCATCCATGTACTCAGTGAAAATTGTGAGCATTCTTGTCTGTAATCTTGAATTATAGAATAAGATGTCAGCAGAGCCCTGTAATCTTCCTCACAGAACTTTTTATCCAAACAAAAAAGGAGAAATCCATTTTGAATGTTAAGACTCCAAAGAAATTTTCATCATAACTGGTGAATTAGAAAAAATCAGTCACATCATAATTTCGCTCATGTTCagatataataattatacatttcCCCTACATTCTGCATAGTGGCCATTACAACATGATTTAAACAGATTTTGAAGATGTGAATGAAAACTCATTGCCAGAGGGGACTGAATCTGGAATGGCTAATGTTTGATCATGCCACCAAGTTATAGAACCTCTTCCGGTAACATTGTCGACAAACCAATGGATTCTTGCTCTGAATGTAGCTCGATATTGGATGTAGACTGAGATGCACTAGAACTCGGTGATATAACTACACAACAGAAGTCTTCCGTTGTCATTGGCTCCTCCATGATTGTTGAAATTCCTGGAGAATTCTTGAATTTAGAGAATAGGTAAAGAATAGAGTTCTTCATCCTGCGCTGTGTTGAATATTCTGTTGATTGACAATTCTCAGAAATTTCAGGTGTAGAGGTAATACTTGTAGTCGAATAATCTGAATCTACAGTCATGAAATCTTCTTTAGTTGACTCGGCTAACTCATTAGAATTCTTAGAAAAACTTGTGCATGCCTCTGTGTTCATTGCCTCATTGCACGATGAACTTGAGTTAGAATCAATTTCTCCATCCTCTAAGGCATCTTCCTTTATGGGTGGACTTGAGTTATGTTGAGAACCGTGTTTAAGCTTCATTAAGGTAGTCTCTgcaagaagaaagagaaactaAATAACTTCAAAGAATGTTGTTATACGATTGTTCTAATAAAATAAGTCTTAGAACCCAAAATCTGAAATCTTAACGTACAACACCATCTCATCTCCCACATCAGATTCTGGGCTGCAGTCTAATCTTAAAAGGAAAGTGAAGTGAATCATCCATGCCTAAGACAAGTCCAAAAGCTAACCGAAATGATCAGATAGAACTTTGTTAATTCCAACGAAGCACTACAGTTTCCATCACTTATAACTTTAACATCCTTGATATGAAAAATCATAAGAGCATATTTTTATTTACAATAGGGGCATGGAGATTTGAACTCCACACCTCAAAAAAAAATGGTAGATGTCAATTATCTACTGGAACGCAACACTAAAACCTGAATAGACTCCGATAAAAATGAGCTATGACCCGGAAAATACCAGCTCTCAAATACATAAACCGACACAGCAGGTCCAGCTTCTGTTAAGTTTTAAACAGtgaaaagaaaattcaagaatcATTCTCGACAATCAATACCAAGTAACATGATAATATCCTTGTTCTTTATGGTAACTAAATACATCTAATTGTTCCTGATTCTTAACATCCTTAAAAACCAGATCTTCAACAATTTCCACTACTAACCAATTCAACTTACCACTTTCGATCAGAATAGACATCGATTTTCACTCTACTAAGTGGCTAAAAAACCGAAAAACTAAAAGAAGACAAAAGAACAAGGCATCCCAACATGACATTTTTCAAATCCAAACAATAATTAATTTCCGGAAATTGGAAAAAAGCCaatcataacatataaatttcagtaagaactcaaaaaaaaaaaaaaaggtggggGTTACGAGACATCGGCAGATTATAGACGTGAATcaataattagattaaaaagaAAGATTGAGATAGAGAACGAACCATAGATGGAGAGACAATCATCTTTAAGAATCTTGGAAGGCGGCCGCTCCAAGGAATCCAATGAAGAAGACGATCTGATTCTCCCGAACATCGTCTCAATCAGTAATCCCTCGACAGCTTCCTTTGgaagaagaaattaaaatgcGGATTTCAGATTTCAGATTCCAGTGGCGCGCTAATGAATCGAGAAAAGGCGGGAAGCTTGCTTCACACTCTTTTAACCGGTCCGGATTGGGCTTTCTTGGGCTTATATATTATGGGCCGTTTCTTTTTGGGCTTATAATGACCCATCTATTATGAATGGGCCAATTCAGACGTTAATAGCCCTTTTTTGCAGGATATGTTGCCTAATGTCTAATGAACATTAATGTTGACAGAACGCCGAGACTCAATTTTATAGAAAGGTGGATGAAAATATGGGTAAAATCTCACGCtgatgaatattttaaaaaaattataaaaaatataaaaagaacaaaaaaaaatatttacttaaattattaaacaaacattttacattttttaacatACTTATtaactatattatatttacattagtgacatttttgtgtttaatttttatcttttattatttttcaacaatataATGGAAATACTAATTTGATCTCTCATGTCGATGTTGCATGTACTAAAATGTGGAAACATCAATAGAAATATTGACATGttacataaatttaatatcatgacCTATGGTAGCTTTTTAATTAGAAATTTGTACAAAACTTACCCATATATAAGTATATGCCTTTCGAATAATGACCTAAATTCTTACGACATGACCCAGGCTCCATTGTGAAGAAAcctttataataatattagccGTAGTTGAGTAAATATTTGCTTGTAATTGGTTAAGAGTTCTATATTCTTACAATTATTAAGGGGTTGTTTGGCCTTAGAGTAGAGTAGGGTGGAGTGGGTTATTGTTTGAGGCTCCAGAGTAGGGTGGAGTGGGTTATTGTTTGAGGCTCCAACTTTTATATCCCAAATTAACAACAATATTTACTATTCTCTAATCCACGATTTCTACAGTGTTCACTATTTGCAACCTCTCGGTTTCATCTCTCTTGTTTCTTGGCTCATCTCTCCCGTCTCTCTTTCTTCTCTGTCGATTGTAATGCTCAAGTCTTGGCTCGTCTCTTCCATTTATGTCGATTCCACTCCTCATATATGCTTTTTCTCTCTATCTTCTCCGTTGATTCCACTCTTTAGATGTACTTTTTGTCTCTTTCATCTCTGTCGATGCCACTCCTAAGATCTAGTTTCGTGTCTCTTCATCTCCATCGAAATTAGATCTGTATCCTTAAAGCCCTTAACTTTATTTCAtctaacccttcacagatctaTAAATCTACGTTTAGGGTAGTACTCCTCTTGCATATTTTTCTCTAGATCTGATTGAGGTTTTGTCTGACTTCCTCCTTCTCGTTATTGTTCCAAATGCGTCCATTCCTTCTTCCCTTTGTCGATTCAAATAAAGGATTCCCTTGCCgctccaaatgaaggatttccTTTGCCGCTTCGTTCGATTTTCTCATTCTATCTATCATTTCATCGATTTTCTCTTGTTTGGTTGAGGAATGATTTTGCTTGGTGGAGGGCAAAGGTTCTCGTTTGGAGAGTGGTAGGGGCTGAAGGATCCATTGTGGAGCTTGGTGGGGGGGATGAGGTATAAGgtaattttctttccatttccCAGTCGATGATGAGGTCCTTTTTGTTTTCCCAATTTTAGCTCAAAAGTTTCAATAGcttcaatttagttttatattttcgattgaaatttttgtaaatttttgtCTCTGTT
This is a stretch of genomic DNA from Benincasa hispida cultivar B227 unplaced genomic scaffold, ASM972705v1 Contig316, whole genome shotgun sequence. It encodes these proteins:
- the LOC120069295 gene encoding uncharacterized protein LOC120069295; translated protein: MFGRIRSSSSLDSLERPPSKILKDDCLSIYETTLMKLKHGSQHNSSPPIKEDALEDGEIDSNSSSSCNEAMNTEACTSFSKNSNELAESTKEDFMTVDSDYSTTSITSTPEISENCQSTEYSTQRRMKNSILYLFSKFKNSPGISTIMEEPMTTEDFCCVVISPSSSASQSTSNIELHSEQESIGLSTMLPEEVL
- the LOC120069294 gene encoding nucleoside diphosphate kinase, which gives rise to MEAVAVFGRGAPPLLRPPTRTFCSLTHSRTAALRRRDLLSAFPSNSHLFSKISTRSRASSIDNESFIFLPHLVASLERVDQTYIMVKPDGVQRGLVGEIISRFEKKGFKLTGLKLFQCSKDLAEEHYKDLKGKSFFPGLIEYITSGPVVCMAWEGVGVVASARKLIGVTNPLEAEPGTIRGDLAIQKGRNVIHGSDSPESGKREVALWFREGELVEWEPALVPWLIE